One genomic segment of Polynucleobacter sp. MWH-UH2A includes these proteins:
- a CDS encoding carboxylesterase/lipase family protein → MKKFLVLLLSAITFNSFASSDRPTATVDTGSLQGVSEFNMNVFRNIPYAAPPVGDLRWRPPQPAASWSGMRDASQFGDSCPQPYVKNLSTGLALPGNEDCLKLNVFTPQKPAKDLPVMVWIHGGGLIVDGARDAQFTPINLVKNGVIVVTFDYRLGSLGFFATQELIAEAKAKGEPVGNYGTMDQIAVLKWVKRNISAFGGNPNNVTIFGESAGGRSVTWLMVSDAARGLFHRAIAESAQQSPLRGMTEKRLGMAPETEVSAKLMTGVGAKSLKELRSLPVQKLVLTAADFEKGEFGGPFIDGQILKGDPIPLFAAGQQAKVPFMIGTNSWDSSFLVPGQPSMAGLAKMLHEDPKILKQLYGKVQDQCIASSDAMGDMFYRGSTKLLADSMNGIAPGYAYYFDYLTKNIRLAYPGVPHTFEISYVFGSYPLMPQAPKAVESSANRCVRIEQATMDLKKKGIWSKYWYPITDKNDPQDIAMSEKMSASWAQFAKTGNPNVDGQANWPIYNLKSDVMRNFSENSETVTGLLKERVDYQVLHLREIYALERLKAAF, encoded by the coding sequence ATGAAAAAATTCCTCGTACTTTTGTTAAGCGCAATTACGTTTAATAGCTTTGCTAGTTCAGATCGGCCTACGGCAACTGTTGATACTGGATCCTTGCAGGGTGTTTCTGAATTCAACATGAATGTATTCAGAAACATTCCGTATGCGGCACCGCCCGTGGGGGATTTGCGTTGGCGTCCACCACAGCCAGCAGCTTCTTGGAGTGGCATGCGTGATGCTAGCCAATTTGGCGATTCTTGCCCACAGCCTTATGTAAAAAACCTCAGTACTGGCCTTGCATTGCCTGGTAATGAGGATTGCTTAAAACTCAATGTATTCACACCACAAAAGCCCGCTAAAGATCTGCCGGTGATGGTATGGATTCATGGTGGCGGGTTGATAGTGGATGGCGCAAGAGATGCGCAATTTACGCCAATCAATCTGGTAAAGAACGGGGTCATCGTAGTGACGTTTGATTACCGCTTGGGTTCGCTTGGATTTTTTGCTACACAAGAGTTGATTGCCGAAGCCAAGGCGAAGGGTGAGCCTGTTGGCAACTACGGCACGATGGATCAAATTGCAGTGCTTAAGTGGGTAAAGCGCAATATTTCTGCGTTTGGCGGGAACCCAAATAATGTCACCATCTTTGGTGAATCTGCTGGTGGGCGCAGCGTAACTTGGTTAATGGTTTCTGATGCGGCTCGAGGTTTATTTCATCGGGCGATTGCTGAAAGTGCTCAGCAAAGTCCGCTGCGTGGCATGACTGAAAAGCGTTTAGGTATGGCGCCTGAAACTGAGGTGTCCGCAAAGCTGATGACAGGGGTTGGAGCAAAATCTTTAAAAGAGTTGAGAAGTCTTCCTGTTCAGAAGTTGGTGCTTACAGCGGCCGATTTTGAAAAAGGTGAATTTGGCGGACCATTTATTGATGGTCAAATTCTCAAAGGTGACCCCATTCCTTTATTCGCGGCAGGCCAACAAGCGAAAGTGCCCTTCATGATTGGCACCAACTCGTGGGACTCTAGCTTTTTAGTTCCAGGCCAACCTTCTATGGCTGGTCTTGCAAAGATGCTTCATGAGGATCCAAAGATCCTGAAGCAGTTATATGGCAAAGTGCAAGATCAGTGCATTGCATCATCTGATGCGATGGGCGATATGTTCTATCGTGGCAGCACGAAATTGTTGGCTGACAGCATGAATGGTATTGCGCCGGGCTATGCCTATTATTTTGATTACTTAACAAAAAATATTCGTCTTGCTTATCCTGGTGTGCCACACACCTTTGAGATTAGTTATGTGTTTGGCAGCTACCCGCTGATGCCACAGGCACCAAAGGCTGTTGAATCTTCTGCAAACCGTTGCGTACGTATTGAGCAAGCAACAATGGATTTAAAGAAAAAAGGTATATGGTCTAAGTATTGGTACCCCATTACCGATAAAAATGATCCACAAGATATCGCCATGTCTGAAAAGATGTCTGCTAGTTGGGCGCAGTTTGCAAAGACTGGTAATCCAAATGTAGATGGTCAGGCAAATTGGCCTATTTATAACTTGAAGTCAGATGTCATGCGTAACTTCTCTGAAAATAGTGAGACAGTTACCGGTTTGCTTAAAGAGCGTGTTGATTATCAGGTGCTACATTTGAGAGAGATCTATGCGCTAGAGCGATTAAAGGCTGCCTTCTAA
- a CDS encoding SulP family inorganic anion transporter: MIFHPKILDAFKVYNRSAFTRDVLAGITVGIVALPLAMAFAIASGLKPEAGIFTAIIAGGLISLLGGSRVQIGGPAGAFIVIVYGIVERYGIPNLLLATAMSGLFLLLIGVLRLGTLVRFIPIAVIIGFTNGIACLIGLSQIKDFFGLSIEKMPAQFFPMIQALYAAADTINVFALGIACISLMIIVIWKCIHKKLGWFGHLPGTVVAMTIATVITGLFNLPVDTIGSRFGGIPSSLPQFEWIQISWSTAQYMVTPALTLALLGAIESLLCARIADGLIHDRHNSNQELMAQGVANLVSPFFGGMPATGTIARTVTNIESGGTTPIAGIVHACTLLMVVLFAAPLAKDVPLASLAAILMYVAWNMGEWRKFVDLKQFRLPYQLTILSVFTLTVILDLTIAVQVGLLFAFITFIYRISSLSRCELADTQHYPALENHQGRIEAYRIYGAIFFGAVKLLEKIEQKLPSQILLLDLKNVIYIDTSGMEAITELAHLCKIRNIKLIICGLDHQPHEMAQRSGYLQTLESDCLYPDLPSGIAAVTHS, translated from the coding sequence ATGATTTTCCACCCCAAGATTCTGGATGCCTTTAAGGTTTATAACCGTAGCGCATTCACCAGAGATGTTTTAGCCGGAATCACTGTTGGTATTGTTGCCCTTCCTCTGGCGATGGCTTTTGCTATTGCCAGCGGATTAAAGCCAGAAGCGGGCATCTTTACTGCCATTATTGCCGGTGGGCTGATCTCACTTTTAGGCGGCAGCCGCGTACAAATCGGCGGACCAGCTGGCGCGTTTATTGTCATTGTGTATGGCATCGTGGAGCGTTACGGCATTCCGAATTTATTACTTGCCACTGCAATGTCTGGATTGTTTCTACTGCTGATAGGCGTATTGAGGTTGGGCACTCTAGTGCGCTTTATACCGATCGCTGTGATTATTGGATTTACCAACGGCATTGCCTGCTTGATTGGACTCTCTCAGATCAAAGATTTCTTTGGCTTAAGTATTGAAAAAATGCCGGCACAATTTTTTCCAATGATTCAGGCGCTTTATGCCGCCGCCGATACTATCAATGTGTTTGCACTAGGCATCGCCTGTATCAGCCTGATGATCATTGTGATTTGGAAATGTATTCACAAAAAACTAGGATGGTTTGGTCATCTTCCTGGTACGGTCGTTGCAATGACCATCGCAACAGTCATTACAGGTTTATTTAACTTGCCAGTAGATACGATCGGTAGTCGCTTTGGCGGCATTCCATCAAGCTTGCCACAATTTGAATGGATTCAGATTAGTTGGAGTACGGCGCAATACATGGTTACGCCTGCCCTGACGCTCGCACTGCTCGGCGCTATTGAGTCCTTACTTTGCGCGCGCATTGCCGATGGCTTAATTCATGATCGCCATAACTCCAACCAAGAACTCATGGCACAAGGTGTAGCCAATTTAGTTAGCCCATTTTTTGGAGGCATGCCAGCTACTGGCACGATCGCCAGAACCGTCACCAATATTGAAAGTGGTGGAACGACGCCCATCGCCGGCATAGTTCATGCATGCACACTATTAATGGTGGTGCTCTTTGCCGCGCCATTAGCAAAAGATGTACCGCTGGCAAGTTTGGCTGCCATTCTGATGTATGTCGCCTGGAATATGGGTGAATGGCGAAAATTTGTAGATCTGAAGCAGTTCCGCCTGCCTTATCAACTCACCATTCTGAGCGTATTTACCTTAACAGTCATTCTCGATCTCACTATTGCTGTTCAAGTGGGACTACTCTTTGCTTTTATTACTTTTATCTATCGCATTTCCAGCCTCTCTCGTTGCGAACTCGCCGATACCCAGCATTACCCAGCCCTAGAAAATCATCAAGGTCGAATTGAGGCTTACCGTATTTATGGTGCTATCTTTTTTGGCGCAGTAAAGCTGTTAGAGAAGATTGAACAAAAGCTACCATCCCAAATCTTGCTTCTAGATTTGAAGAATGTCATATACATTGATACCTCTGGAATGGAAGCCATTACCGAACTAGCGCATTTATGCAAAATTCGGAATATCAAACTCATCATCTGCGGCCTTGACCATCAACCTCATGAAATGGCGCAACGCAGTGGCTATCTACAAACCCTTGAATCGGATTGTTTATATCCCGATCTGCCCTCTGGAATTGCGGCCGTAACGCATTCCTAA
- a CDS encoding DUF2177 family protein, producing MLKYFGIYLSFLVCLITVDLIWLLGIAKNLYRDEMGALMAAEPKLIAGLAFYLIYALGVCIFVIIPALSKQSCTEALLYGALFGLFCYMTYDLTNLAVIRNFPTKLALIDIVWGSFVTALCSSIAYWVGNRFS from the coding sequence TTGCTCAAATATTTTGGGATCTACCTATCGTTTCTAGTCTGCCTGATAACGGTCGATTTAATCTGGCTACTAGGTATCGCAAAAAACCTGTATCGCGATGAAATGGGTGCTCTGATGGCCGCTGAACCCAAGCTCATCGCAGGCTTGGCTTTTTATTTGATTTACGCTCTCGGGGTCTGTATTTTTGTCATCATTCCAGCCCTATCAAAGCAGTCTTGCACTGAAGCCCTCCTGTACGGTGCGTTATTTGGCTTGTTCTGCTACATGACCTATGACCTCACCAATCTCGCTGTCATTCGAAATTTTCCAACGAAGCTGGCATTGATCGATATTGTCTGGGGATCTTTTGTGACAGCCCTTTGTTCTAGCATCGCCTATTGGGTAGGCAATCGATTCTCATAA
- a CDS encoding universal stress protein, which translates to MFKHLLVPVDGSDISKKSLKKVAELAKADGAAVTLVYVSDPLPPLVYSDSTMGYGISAKEHKKVCEAYAKDVFKKAATALGAGIKAKTLHISNTNLSEGILDGAKKAKADVIVMASHKRTGIKGVLLGSETHEVIVHSKLPVLVLG; encoded by the coding sequence ATGTTTAAGCATTTATTGGTACCGGTAGACGGTTCAGATATCAGTAAAAAGTCACTCAAAAAGGTGGCTGAACTTGCTAAGGCGGACGGCGCAGCCGTAACTTTGGTTTATGTATCCGATCCCCTTCCGCCTTTGGTTTACTCAGACAGTACTATGGGCTATGGAATTTCCGCTAAAGAGCACAAGAAGGTTTGTGAGGCTTATGCCAAAGATGTATTTAAAAAGGCGGCAACTGCTCTAGGCGCTGGTATCAAAGCAAAGACTTTGCATATTTCTAATACCAATCTTTCCGAAGGTATTTTGGATGGTGCCAAGAAGGCAAAGGCTGATGTAATTGTGATGGCTTCGCATAAGCGTACAGGCATCAAAGGCGTTTTGTTGGGAAGTGAAACACATGAAGTGATCGTGCACTCTAAGTTACCAGTATTGGTATTGGGTTAA
- a CDS encoding M23 family metallopeptidase — MSLNPGLFRRKDPSELILDSDSNLDYRVAQGCLRRNFNEDNLPALIGIDNRQFSEFFKSQTKAFFDRMRGDCIPYAAAFTTRNRFDSLSIMNGPVQDSKTEVWTFTPSAFGGFLVQQDLLRNESKNLSEIRVPLKEVLYDQRKLGDKLPVELVWELNSIIKQIYPEDNNSLENTNSIVRLIVDFGDRERWAQIWAAEIIDPSNGEIFSSAFWVSRNDIPGAFFTGNGEALERSFWTNPLSYRRISRGVGMVRAGSVKRSKANTTVTKPTQAKQRYRAHMGIDYAAPIGTPIFSVADGKVVHLGYSGAFGNLIVLEHPGGYHTYYAHLSNYNNELELGNEVRRGFEIGYVGSTGRSTGPHLHFELRKDGIYVDPYGSKTQLDLWSMRDNESGQLTREILLLGSPITR, encoded by the coding sequence ATGAGTCTAAATCCTGGTCTTTTTCGGCGAAAGGATCCTAGTGAACTCATTCTTGATAGCGATTCCAATCTAGACTATCGCGTGGCTCAAGGTTGTCTGAGGCGTAATTTCAATGAAGATAATCTCCCGGCTCTGATTGGCATCGATAACCGGCAATTTTCTGAGTTCTTCAAAAGTCAGACAAAAGCCTTTTTTGATCGCATGCGCGGAGATTGCATACCTTATGCTGCCGCTTTCACCACTCGCAATCGCTTTGACTCTCTGAGCATCATGAATGGCCCAGTTCAGGACAGCAAGACAGAAGTGTGGACTTTTACTCCATCTGCTTTTGGTGGGTTCTTGGTTCAGCAAGATTTACTAAGGAATGAATCTAAGAATCTCTCTGAAATTCGGGTGCCTCTAAAAGAAGTTTTATATGACCAGCGCAAATTAGGCGATAAATTGCCGGTGGAATTAGTTTGGGAATTAAATTCCATCATTAAACAGATTTATCCTGAAGATAATAATTCTCTTGAAAATACTAATAGCATCGTTCGACTCATTGTTGATTTTGGTGACCGCGAGAGATGGGCGCAGATTTGGGCTGCCGAGATTATTGACCCCAGTAATGGTGAAATTTTTTCAAGCGCGTTTTGGGTAAGCCGCAATGATATTCCGGGTGCTTTTTTTACTGGCAATGGTGAAGCACTAGAGCGCTCGTTTTGGACCAATCCGCTAAGCTATCGACGCATCTCTCGTGGTGTAGGCATGGTTCGTGCCGGCAGTGTTAAACGATCTAAAGCCAACACTACCGTAACTAAGCCAACCCAAGCAAAACAACGCTACCGTGCACATATGGGCATCGACTATGCTGCCCCCATTGGAACACCAATCTTTAGCGTTGCTGATGGCAAGGTGGTGCATCTTGGCTACAGCGGTGCCTTTGGCAACCTGATTGTTTTAGAGCATCCAGGCGGTTATCACACTTACTATGCACACTTAAGTAACTACAACAATGAACTCGAATTAGGCAATGAAGTAAGGAGAGGTTTTGAAATTGGCTATGTTGGCTCAACCGGTAGATCAACCGGGCCGCATCTTCACTTTGAGCTCAGAAAAGATGGTATTTACGTTGATCCATACGGCTCTAAGACTCAGCTGGACTTGTGGTCAATGCGCGACAATGAAAGCGGTCAGCTAACGAGAGAAATTTTGCTATTGGGAAGTCCGATTACACGCTAA
- a CDS encoding mandelate racemase/muconate lactonizing enzyme family protein: protein MPIIESVQVASVAVPLDKVTSFSTRTVSERHYCIVKVRGKDGNEGIGFCYVGSAGGDIAKIAVEQLLAPKLIGQNSHRSEGLWMDMYNESILQGRAGAVMRGISILDTALWDLNARAAGLPLHHYLGSVVDDRVPAYASGGYYLDGKTPAKLGKEMESYVKQGFKAVKMKVGRLSPSEEEARVKAARKAIGEDVLLTLDANNAWRDLPTALEYVRRFEAYNPYWIEEPFSPDAIDLHAALARQTTINVATGEMEAGRWRFRELIDAGGAAILQSDAAVCGGITEWRRISAYADAKGITVCPHWMHDLHAPLVAATPNARFVEFFLDDQVLNFRRLINKQLTFKNGDLILHKTPGLGFEFDEAAIKKYAGKDAWKKISK from the coding sequence ATGCCGATCATCGAATCAGTCCAGGTTGCATCAGTCGCGGTGCCACTAGATAAAGTCACCTCATTTTCAACTCGAACTGTGTCTGAGCGCCACTATTGCATTGTTAAGGTTCGCGGTAAAGATGGCAATGAAGGCATTGGATTTTGTTACGTTGGTAGCGCCGGTGGGGACATCGCCAAGATTGCGGTTGAGCAACTGCTTGCCCCAAAGTTAATTGGTCAAAATAGCCACCGCAGCGAAGGTTTGTGGATGGATATGTATAACGAATCTATTTTGCAGGGTCGTGCTGGCGCTGTAATGCGCGGCATTTCTATTTTGGATACCGCCTTATGGGATCTAAATGCTCGTGCAGCGGGTTTACCCCTTCACCATTATTTAGGATCGGTAGTGGATGATCGTGTGCCTGCTTATGCCAGTGGCGGATATTACCTAGATGGAAAAACGCCTGCCAAGCTCGGTAAAGAAATGGAGTCCTATGTAAAGCAGGGCTTTAAGGCGGTAAAGATGAAAGTGGGAAGGCTCTCTCCATCCGAAGAAGAGGCTCGTGTGAAAGCAGCCCGTAAAGCGATTGGTGAAGATGTTTTGCTGACCCTAGATGCAAATAATGCTTGGCGTGATTTGCCAACGGCACTGGAGTATGTCAGACGTTTTGAGGCCTATAACCCATATTGGATTGAGGAACCTTTCTCTCCAGATGCAATTGATTTACATGCGGCCTTAGCTCGGCAAACCACAATTAATGTGGCCACTGGAGAAATGGAAGCAGGGCGTTGGCGCTTTCGAGAATTGATTGATGCAGGTGGTGCCGCCATTTTGCAATCAGATGCAGCCGTTTGTGGCGGCATTACAGAGTGGCGTCGTATCTCTGCCTATGCAGATGCCAAAGGTATTACTGTTTGCCCCCATTGGATGCATGATTTGCATGCCCCCTTAGTGGCGGCAACTCCAAACGCTCGGTTTGTGGAGTTTTTCTTGGATGATCAGGTGCTCAATTTTCGTCGTTTAATTAACAAGCAATTGACTTTCAAGAATGGCGACTTAATCCTACATAAAACTCCAGGTTTAGGATTTGAGTTTGATGAAGCGGCAATCAAGAAGTACGCCGGTAAAGATGCTTGGAAGAAGATTTCGAAGTAA
- a CDS encoding TRAP transporter fused permease subunit, whose protein sequence is MNQNVIDNETQEKLDAFIKQEEGDSNDYKGLLAKFITLVAVGMSLFHLYAAYSIVPTQQLRVIHVALVLFLVFLSFPIAARFKNRLMPWDIVFAIGSIAISYYILSGGDDFMDRNTAPNPTDVMVGIALILLILESVRRTNGMILVSVTILFLLYALFGNYLPAPWTHKGYDLDRLVGYMYMTLEGIYGTAVDVSATLIILFTIFGAFLQFTGAGKFFIDFSFAAMGGKSSGVGRTIVMSSFLLGGPSGSGVATTVTVGSVAAPMLEKVGYEKNAAGGLLAAGGLGAIISPPVLGAAAFLIADFLKISYLDVLLMATIPTILFYLGLFVMVEIDVRKYGMKSIHFESVETAWQLTKKYWFHFFSLISIVVFMLLGFSPVMAVFWATVVSALSSMLREDTAIIPWSWFKGKEPILSGLYNSNLTKALASGSTGVLAIAATCAGAGLIVGTVTLTGLGLKFSSIVIQYAGGSLLLTTIFTALVVWVVGLAVPVTASYIICAVIAAPALINLGVPAFAAHMFIFYYAVLSEVSPPTALSPFAAAAICKGNPYKTTLQTWKYVAPAILVPFMFVLDKSGVSLLLMGSTDALEKADWAQISWVSFTAVVGIICLAGGLQGWFIEKTKVFERVIMVASGVALAYPSTEADLVGFIGFGLVLATQIIRHFKLRPKSA, encoded by the coding sequence ATGAATCAAAACGTCATCGATAACGAGACCCAAGAAAAATTAGACGCATTTATCAAGCAAGAAGAAGGTGACTCTAATGACTACAAAGGTTTATTAGCCAAATTCATCACCTTGGTTGCGGTCGGTATGTCTCTTTTCCACCTATATGCCGCATATTCCATCGTACCTACCCAACAATTACGGGTCATCCACGTTGCGCTGGTATTGTTCTTGGTCTTTTTGAGTTTCCCCATCGCAGCTCGCTTCAAAAATCGCTTAATGCCTTGGGATATTGTGTTTGCAATCGGGTCTATTGCGATTTCGTATTACATACTCAGTGGTGGCGATGATTTCATGGATCGTAATACTGCGCCTAATCCAACCGATGTCATGGTGGGAATTGCATTAATCTTGCTCATCTTGGAAAGTGTGCGACGGACGAACGGAATGATCTTGGTTAGCGTCACGATCTTGTTCTTGCTTTATGCACTTTTTGGCAATTACTTGCCAGCGCCATGGACCCATAAAGGCTATGATCTCGATCGACTCGTGGGTTATATGTATATGACGCTAGAAGGCATCTATGGAACAGCTGTAGACGTTTCCGCAACGCTGATTATTCTCTTCACTATTTTTGGCGCCTTCCTTCAGTTCACTGGCGCAGGTAAATTTTTTATCGACTTCTCATTTGCGGCCATGGGCGGCAAATCCTCAGGCGTTGGCAGAACCATCGTGATGTCCTCCTTCTTGTTAGGTGGCCCATCTGGGTCTGGCGTTGCTACTACAGTAACCGTCGGCTCGGTTGCCGCACCGATGTTAGAAAAAGTAGGTTACGAGAAAAATGCCGCTGGAGGTCTGCTAGCTGCCGGTGGACTAGGCGCAATTATTTCACCACCCGTATTGGGTGCGGCAGCATTCTTGATTGCAGACTTCCTCAAGATCTCCTATCTAGATGTTCTATTAATGGCTACCATTCCGACCATCTTGTTCTATCTAGGTTTGTTTGTGATGGTAGAAATTGATGTGCGCAAATATGGAATGAAGAGCATTCATTTTGAATCTGTTGAAACCGCATGGCAGTTGACTAAAAAATATTGGTTTCACTTCTTCTCACTGATTTCCATTGTCGTATTTATGTTGCTGGGCTTCTCTCCAGTAATGGCTGTATTTTGGGCAACCGTTGTGTCCGCCCTGTCCAGCATGTTGCGTGAGGATACTGCCATCATTCCATGGTCATGGTTTAAAGGAAAAGAGCCAATTCTTTCTGGACTCTATAACTCCAATCTCACTAAGGCGCTAGCCTCAGGCTCTACTGGTGTTCTCGCGATTGCAGCGACTTGTGCTGGTGCAGGACTAATTGTTGGAACAGTCACCCTGACTGGCCTTGGCCTGAAATTTAGCTCCATCGTAATCCAGTATGCGGGCGGTTCTTTGCTTCTCACTACCATCTTTACTGCACTAGTTGTTTGGGTTGTGGGACTGGCAGTGCCTGTAACTGCTTCTTACATCATCTGCGCAGTGATTGCAGCTCCCGCCCTCATTAATTTGGGTGTGCCTGCATTTGCAGCTCATATGTTTATCTTCTACTACGCAGTATTGTCTGAGGTATCACCTCCGACTGCACTATCACCATTCGCAGCTGCGGCAATCTGCAAGGGCAATCCATATAAGACCACTCTACAAACTTGGAAATATGTTGCCCCCGCAATCTTGGTTCCTTTTATGTTTGTTTTAGACAAGTCTGGGGTAAGCCTACTTTTAATGGGCTCTACTGACGCCCTAGAAAAAGCGGATTGGGCACAGATTAGCTGGGTTTCGTTTACTGCGGTCGTTGGCATCATCTGCCTAGCTGGCGGTCTACAAGGTTGGTTTATTGAAAAAACCAAAGTGTTTGAGCGCGTCATTATGGTGGCCTCTGGTGTGGCACTCGCTTACCCATCTACTGAAGCAGACTTGGTAGGATTTATTGGTTTTGGTTTGGTACTCGCTACTCAAATCATTCGACATTTCAAGCTACGGCCTAAATCCGCATAA
- a CDS encoding TAXI family TRAP transporter solute-binding subunit, translated as MKLLKVIALSFSFLWVSAQAQNISIATGGTGGVYYPMGGGLASVLSSKVPGMSATAEVTGGSVDNLNLIGSGKPYVGFSMADAAKDAQVGEGKFNGKKVDLRTLVVLYPNLMHVVTVDSTGIKSMKDLKGKRISTGAPGSATEVMAFRLLEAAGLDKDKDVKRERLSVAESVNAVKDRKIDAFFWVGGLPTAAVTDLANTPGTKIVMIDTNAEVAAMNKKYGNLYFDATIPKATYSGMPKDNKVAAVANILVVNANMPDDQAYKITKAIFDNKLDLVRTHQEYMNVSLDNQKAKASPVDFHPGALKYYKEKNVKVN; from the coding sequence ATGAAATTATTAAAAGTCATTGCGCTCTCATTTAGTTTTTTATGGGTGAGCGCTCAAGCACAAAATATTTCCATCGCTACTGGTGGAACTGGTGGCGTTTACTACCCTATGGGTGGCGGCCTAGCCTCAGTACTCTCCAGCAAAGTTCCTGGAATGTCAGCAACTGCTGAAGTAACCGGCGGCTCTGTAGACAATCTTAACCTTATCGGCAGCGGGAAACCTTATGTTGGCTTCTCTATGGCAGACGCTGCTAAAGATGCTCAGGTCGGTGAAGGCAAATTCAATGGCAAGAAGGTAGACCTCAGAACTTTAGTGGTTCTATATCCAAACTTGATGCATGTTGTGACAGTAGATTCCACTGGCATTAAATCCATGAAAGACCTCAAAGGAAAACGCATTAGCACTGGCGCTCCTGGTAGCGCAACAGAAGTAATGGCGTTTCGCCTACTTGAAGCGGCTGGCCTGGATAAAGATAAAGATGTGAAGCGCGAGCGTCTTAGTGTTGCTGAGTCTGTAAACGCTGTTAAAGATCGCAAGATTGATGCCTTCTTTTGGGTTGGTGGACTACCTACTGCAGCGGTAACCGATCTTGCCAACACTCCTGGTACCAAGATCGTGATGATTGATACCAATGCAGAAGTTGCCGCCATGAACAAAAAATATGGCAATCTTTACTTTGATGCCACCATTCCAAAGGCAACCTATAGTGGCATGCCTAAGGACAATAAGGTCGCTGCTGTTGCGAATATCTTAGTGGTCAATGCGAATATGCCAGATGATCAGGCATACAAAATTACCAAGGCCATTTTTGACAATAAGCTGGATCTGGTTCGTACTCACCAGGAATATATGAATGTGAGTCTTGATAATCAGAAAGCAAAAGCGTCGCCAGTCGACTTCCATCCAGGCGCTCTAAAGTACTACAAAGAAAAGAACGTCAAAGTAAACTAA
- a CDS encoding dihydrodipicolinate synthase family protein, whose amino-acid sequence MPLTLHPSTLPAVLSPVLTPFKADGNPDAQKLLKQCKWLESNGVGQAVFGTNSEANSMSAPQKMSTLTALVEGGLNPAHMMPGTGATSMDATVTMTRHAVNHKCAGVLMLPPFYYKDVTDDGLFAYFSEVIQKVGSDALQVYIYNIPPVTKINLSLSLLERLTKEYPKTVVGMKDSSGDWAYTESVIKLLAPSGFRVYAGSEVFLMRTLRAGGVGCISATANVNPQAIADLAAHWRESNADERQAGLDKVRSVFAKYQMIAGMKTAVAHFSNDPEWLRVRPPLMQLTSEQQAQLISELKQINFSMPGL is encoded by the coding sequence ATGCCCCTTACCTTGCATCCTTCTACATTGCCAGCAGTACTCTCACCAGTACTCACACCATTTAAGGCTGATGGCAACCCAGATGCCCAAAAATTACTGAAGCAATGCAAATGGCTTGAATCGAATGGCGTTGGCCAAGCAGTCTTTGGCACAAACTCTGAAGCGAATTCGATGTCGGCTCCACAGAAAATGAGCACGCTCACAGCGCTAGTGGAAGGCGGTTTAAATCCTGCACACATGATGCCTGGTACCGGCGCGACTTCCATGGACGCCACCGTAACCATGACACGTCATGCCGTAAATCACAAATGCGCAGGCGTATTAATGTTGCCTCCGTTCTACTACAAAGATGTCACCGATGACGGTCTCTTTGCTTATTTTTCTGAGGTAATTCAGAAAGTGGGTAGCGATGCACTTCAGGTATATATCTACAACATCCCGCCTGTTACAAAGATCAATCTCAGCCTTTCTTTACTTGAGCGCTTAACAAAAGAGTATCCAAAAACAGTGGTAGGTATGAAGGATAGTTCTGGAGATTGGGCTTACACTGAATCTGTGATCAAGCTATTAGCGCCTTCTGGCTTCCGTGTTTATGCTGGTAGTGAAGTATTCCTCATGCGCACTCTACGTGCCGGTGGTGTAGGCTGCATTTCCGCAACAGCAAACGTGAATCCACAGGCTATCGCCGATCTCGCAGCTCACTGGAGAGAATCCAATGCAGATGAACGTCAAGCAGGCTTAGATAAGGTACGTAGTGTATTTGCTAAATATCAGATGATTGCTGGCATGAAAACTGCTGTTGCACATTTCAGCAATGACCCTGAGTGGTTACGCGTTCGCCCACCACTCATGCAACTCACCAGCGAGCAACAGGCGCAATTAATTAGCGAATTAAAGCAAATTAACTTCAGCATGCCTGGTCTTTAA